The Hypanus sabinus isolate sHypSab1 chromosome 31, sHypSab1.hap1, whole genome shotgun sequence genome window below encodes:
- the LOC132383715 gene encoding mucin-2-like, which produces MSSKTWASTPPCAIGPWIPSLANPAQFRSATTPPPSPPAQGCALRPLLPPLYTCVCAVKHSSDVLLRLADDTTVTGGRLEICPSGATTTTTSLNVSTTRELMNDFGREPEARIRGSEVERLLPLNHQVPHHQVQGQLSPLSHQVPHHQVQEQLSPLSHQVPHHQVQGQLSPFSHQVPHHQVQGQLAPLNHQVEGTGASGPTPPGSGTVITPQPSGPTPPGSGTVITPQPSGPTPPGSGTVITPQPSGPTPLGSGTVINPQPSGPTPPGSGTVSTPQPSGRRYRSLRSHTTRFRDSYYPSAIRSHTTRFRDSYHPSAIRSHTTRFRDSYYPSAIRSHTTRFRDSYYPSTIRSHTTRFRNSYYPSTIRSHTTRFRDSYHPSAIRSHTTRFRNSYHPSAIRSHTTRFRDSYHPSAIRSHTTRFRDS; this is translated from the exons AtgagctccaagacctgggcctcaacacccccttgtgcaattggacccTGGATTCCCTCACTTGCAAACCCCGCTCAGTTCCGATCGGCAACAAcacctccaccatctccaccagcacaggGCTGTGCGCTTCGCCCACTGCTCCCCCCGCTCTACACCTGTGTCTGTGCggttaagcacagctccgatGTCCTGCTCAGGTTGGCTGACGACACCACCGtcacaggagggagactggaaaTCTGTCCCagcggtgccacaacaacaaccaccTCTCTCAACGTCAGCACGACCAGGGAGCTGATGAATGACTTCGGGAGGGAACCGGAGGCCCGcattagaggatcagaggtggagagg ttattacccctcaaccatcaggtcccacaccaccaggttcagggacagttatcacccctcagccatcaggtcccacaccaccaggttcaggaacagttatcacccctcagccatcaggtcccacaccaccaggttcagggacagttatcacccttcagccatcaggtcccacaccaccaggttcagggacagttagcacccctcaaccatcaggtagaag gtacaggagcctcaggtcccacaccaccaggttcagggacagttatcacccctcaaccatcaggtcccacaccaccaggttcagggacagttatcacccctcaaccatcaggtcccacaccaccaggttcagggacagttattacccctcagccatcaggtcccacaccactaggttcaggaacagttattaaccctcaaccatcaggtcccacaccaccaggttcagggacagttagcacccctcagccatcaggtagaaggtacaggagcctcaggtcccacaccaccaggttcagggacagttattacccctcagccatcaggtcccacaccaccaggttcagggacagttatcacccctcagccatcaggtcccacaccaccaggttcagggacagttattacccctcagccatcaggtcccacaccaccag gttcagggacagttattacccttcaaccatcaggtcccacaccaccaggttcaggaatagttattacccctcaaccatcaggtcccacaccaccaggttcagggacagttatcacccctcagccatcaggtcccacaccaccaggttcaggaacagttatcacccctcagccatcaggtcccacaccaccaggttcagggacagttatcacccttcagccatcaggtcccacaccaccaggttcagggacagttag